The proteins below are encoded in one region of Methanosarcina barkeri 3:
- a CDS encoding GAF domain-containing protein translates to MSKVASNSAKNGNGRQKACKYLNEVALCNALEMAKELISVINKVPVTVFLWKPEKYWPAEFVSENIKKFGYTVEEFTSRKLMYGNIVHPDDLERVERELLRRIEEDYVDFSQEYRILTKSGEIRWVEERTFIEADENGMVKYLKGIVLDITERKRKEKLLYIQRDLGIALSTSGSLNETLEKLLDSCLQIDEINVGGIYLIDEETGDMTLAIHSGFSTNFVEHASHYGANSPNTKLVMIGQPVYKQHIDLLLTSRDDALRHENLRATAIIPVKSGKNVIAAFYLASNLEFEIPDSVRTVIETIATQFGVFISRIRLEEKLIECKKKRKS, encoded by the coding sequence ATGTCTAAAGTGGCTTCAAACTCGGCTAAAAATGGAAACGGCAGGCAGAAAGCCTGTAAATACCTGAATGAAGTAGCGTTATGTAACGCTCTTGAGATGGCAAAGGAGCTGATTTCAGTAATAAATAAAGTTCCTGTCACGGTTTTCCTATGGAAGCCGGAAAAGTACTGGCCTGCCGAGTTTGTCTCAGAAAACATAAAGAAATTCGGGTATACCGTAGAAGAGTTTACATCAAGAAAACTCATGTATGGTAATATTGTGCATCCTGACGACCTGGAAAGAGTGGAAAGAGAACTTTTGAGAAGAATAGAAGAAGATTACGTGGATTTTTCTCAGGAGTACCGCATCCTGACTAAGTCAGGCGAAATACGCTGGGTTGAAGAAAGAACTTTCATTGAAGCTGATGAAAATGGAATGGTAAAGTACCTTAAGGGAATAGTCCTGGATATTACTGAGCGGAAGAGGAAAGAAAAATTGCTCTATATCCAGAGAGACCTTGGCATTGCACTCAGCACTTCCGGTTCCCTGAACGAAACTCTTGAGAAACTACTGGATTCCTGCCTGCAAATAGATGAAATCAATGTTGGAGGTATTTATCTCATAGATGAAGAAACAGGAGATATGACGCTTGCCATTCACAGTGGCTTTTCCACTAATTTTGTCGAGCATGCTTCCCATTACGGTGCGAATTCCCCAAATACTAAACTTGTTATGATAGGGCAGCCGGTTTATAAACAGCATATAGACCTGCTTCTCACTTCAAGAGATGATGCACTCAGGCATGAAAATCTCAGGGCTACCGCAATAATCCCCGTAAAATCCGGAAAAAATGTTATTGCAGCTTTTTATCTTGCTTCGAACCTTGAATTCGAGATTCCGGATAGCGTGCGCACTGTCATCGAAACTATCGCAACGCAATTCGGAG
- the glgP gene encoding alpha-glucan family phosphorylase — protein MDGLQGVLKGQKIAYFSMEIGLSSEIPTYAGGLGILAGDTIRSAADLNIPLVAVTLVSNKGYFRQILDSSGNQVEHTEEWNPARFMTLLSEEVSVKIQNRDVKIKAWLYNYKSLTGGCVPIIFLDTDVEGNYWEDRRITDFLYGGDQRYRLKQEIVLGIGGVRMLDALGFKLRKYHMNEGHSSLLGLELLRCNGTDPLKVKELCIFTTHTPVEAGHDKFDYGLVEDLIQDKNCVDILRRFGGTDRFNTSLFALNLSNYVNGVTKRHSLISSELFPGYKIQAITNGVHSYTWTSPYFRKLYDRYLPGWANEPELLVRIDGIPDTDIWEAHWNAKRALIDEVNKRTGVGMDYETLTIGFARRMTAYKRANLVLSDLEMLKKINRLGKIQLIFAGKAHPNDGAGKQLIRDIFKNIGILREEIKIVFLENYDMDLASKMVSGVDLWLNTPTRPYEASGTSGMKAAHNGVVNFSVLDGWWIEGWIEGVTGWAIGPQPEEKLSEEDAKAAELSDLYNKLYYVIIPMYYNRKDEWIKLINNSIGMIAYYFNSHRMMRRYVTHAYL, from the coding sequence ATGGATGGCCTTCAGGGAGTATTGAAAGGACAGAAGATTGCCTATTTTTCTATGGAAATAGGGCTTAGCAGTGAAATTCCGACTTATGCTGGAGGGTTAGGCATACTTGCAGGGGACACTATTCGTTCGGCAGCTGACCTCAATATTCCACTGGTAGCAGTAACACTGGTAAGCAATAAAGGCTATTTCAGGCAAATTCTTGATTCTTCCGGAAACCAGGTCGAACACACCGAAGAGTGGAATCCTGCCCGGTTTATGACACTTCTCTCAGAAGAGGTAAGCGTAAAAATCCAAAATCGGGATGTTAAAATCAAGGCCTGGCTGTATAATTATAAAAGCCTTACAGGAGGCTGTGTACCTATTATTTTCCTTGATACCGATGTCGAAGGAAATTACTGGGAAGATCGCAGAATTACGGATTTTCTCTATGGGGGAGACCAGCGCTACAGACTCAAGCAGGAAATAGTACTTGGAATAGGGGGAGTAAGAATGCTTGATGCATTGGGCTTCAAGCTTAGGAAATATCACATGAACGAAGGTCACTCAAGCCTGCTCGGCCTGGAACTCCTGAGATGTAACGGCACTGACCCTCTGAAAGTCAAAGAGCTATGTATTTTTACAACACATACCCCTGTTGAAGCAGGGCATGATAAGTTTGATTACGGGCTTGTAGAAGACCTCATCCAGGACAAAAACTGTGTGGATATCCTCAGAAGATTCGGAGGAACCGATCGCTTTAATACAAGCCTTTTTGCCCTTAACCTGTCAAACTATGTCAATGGAGTCACAAAGAGGCACAGCCTTATCTCAAGCGAACTCTTTCCGGGCTACAAAATCCAGGCAATCACAAACGGTGTTCACTCATATACCTGGACTTCTCCTTATTTCAGGAAACTTTACGACCGCTACTTGCCTGGCTGGGCAAACGAACCCGAACTTCTGGTAAGAATAGACGGAATTCCGGACACTGATATCTGGGAAGCTCACTGGAACGCAAAGAGAGCCCTTATTGACGAGGTGAACAAAAGGACAGGTGTGGGTATGGATTACGAGACCCTGACAATTGGCTTTGCACGGCGCATGACCGCATACAAACGAGCAAACCTGGTCTTATCTGACCTTGAAATGCTTAAAAAAATAAATAGACTGGGCAAAATTCAACTTATTTTTGCAGGTAAAGCTCATCCGAATGACGGAGCCGGAAAACAGCTTATCAGGGATATCTTTAAAAATATTGGGATTTTGAGGGAAGAAATAAAGATTGTTTTTCTGGAAAATTATGATATGGATCTTGCCTCGAAAATGGTTTCCGGGGTCGATCTCTGGCTGAACACACCTACTCGCCCTTATGAAGCCTCAGGTACGAGCGGTATGAAAGCTGCCCATAATGGAGTTGTAAACTTCAGCGTACTGGACGGATGGTGGATTGAAGGCTGGATTGAAGGTGTAACAGGATGGGCAATTGGTCCTCAGCCCGAAGAAAAACTTTCTGAAGAAGATGCAAAAGCAGCAGAACTCAGCGACCTTTACAATAAGCTGTATTATGTTATAATCCCCATGTACTACAACCGCAAGGATGAGTGGATTAAGCTAATTAACAATTCAATAGGTATGATAGCTTACTATTTCAACAGCCACAGGATGATGAGGCGTTATGTCACACATGCATACCTGTAA
- a CDS encoding PGF-pre-PGF domain-containing protein, with product MKFYNFKTYVKYGLFIILITGLVGSAHADTNQLVYYNWSEDTGNTIVDNSGHGNNGVNNGSTTFILPTGQIARQFNGQSRITIPNNEELAFTDPHITFGVFFRYDSSNPARNTYLVSKGNTAFRISIDHTNSLLTYEVYADGQNIHGSGATRIQPDTDYEAIVTYDGSHAQLYINGLANGEGVNYTAAALGPSYITENWTIGSSSDTAYGLNGAIYAFYLYNRTLSSSEILDLYESDLRSVKSLSKCGGIALSWDDSGHIQSCYQYLSIFQKYNAKCTINVNNVSNRRQAEIELKELNALHSAGWEIALHGNNHIDSVQFLNGNTPVAWLNQEIFPNIVEITRYGYPVCTLAYPYSSRNSVSDAAVAPYFRTLRTRTPTIINGNINETTLAYYNWDDTQLLYGVEIDDQSIGASLPSIEYGIDRAIKTGSVLVLFGHAITPNVTGPYQTSTSRLDSILNYTYQNGGTFYLMGELGNSSWKQVPRFSKVTANYTVSRNNLFAGENVTFVDHSTNQAIELLDFGDNSPASSTANVIHTYATPGVYKVNLTAANEVSTDSMVQTIKVIQATPPSADFTSNRTEGSRPLNIAFKDISTGLPDSWSWNFGDGNTSADKNPVHVYSSDGVYTVTLKVTNSKGSNSTQKINYITVSTKPPLSNFYSNITSGNIPLTVQFTDTSTGSPASWNWNFGDGTNSTEQNPIHTYFSAGTYNVTLVVSNINGITSKTATINACENGDPNSGSDGSSEESSHDSGGGGGGGGGAGGSPEPQTNVQVKELSQAQVTNGKPVKFDFTNNATCVVYVSFDAKKTAGKITTIAEQLKTKSTLTSVLDSGEVYKYFNLWVGNSGFASEKNIGNPVVCFKVEKSWLQDKKIDQNSITLNRYSDKKWSQLPVKCLKEDNGYLYFTAETPGFSFFAITGKTVEKEKVVEILPEPEVENSENNTQNMAADIEHTPEQKEKTNGMPGFGVIYCIVGLLGAFRYTRR from the coding sequence ATGAAATTTTACAATTTTAAGACATATGTAAAATATGGCTTATTTATTATATTAATAACTGGTCTGGTCGGCAGTGCTCATGCAGATACAAATCAACTTGTGTATTATAACTGGTCTGAAGATACTGGAAATACTATAGTTGACAATTCAGGACATGGAAATAATGGTGTAAATAATGGCAGTACAACCTTTATTCTGCCAACCGGACAAATAGCAAGACAATTTAACGGACAAAGCCGGATAACAATACCTAATAATGAAGAGCTGGCATTTACTGACCCACATATAACGTTTGGAGTCTTTTTCAGGTACGATTCAAGCAATCCGGCTCGTAATACATACCTGGTTTCCAAAGGAAATACTGCATTCAGAATCAGTATTGACCATACGAATTCTCTGCTTACATATGAAGTTTATGCAGATGGACAGAACATTCACGGCTCAGGTGCAACTCGCATACAGCCTGATACGGATTATGAAGCTATTGTGACATACGATGGTTCTCACGCTCAACTTTACATTAACGGACTTGCTAATGGAGAAGGTGTGAATTATACGGCTGCAGCTTTAGGTCCGAGCTATATAACGGAAAATTGGACAATAGGCTCATCCTCTGACACTGCATATGGGCTAAACGGGGCAATATATGCTTTTTATTTATATAACAGGACATTGAGTTCATCCGAAATTTTAGATCTATATGAGAGTGACCTCCGCAGCGTAAAGAGTTTAAGCAAATGTGGAGGCATTGCTTTATCCTGGGACGATTCAGGGCATATTCAATCGTGTTATCAATACTTGTCAATTTTCCAGAAATATAATGCTAAGTGTACTATAAACGTAAATAATGTAAGTAATCGAAGGCAAGCTGAAATTGAATTAAAAGAACTCAATGCATTACATTCGGCTGGTTGGGAAATAGCTTTGCATGGGAATAACCATATAGATTCAGTTCAATTTCTAAATGGTAATACTCCTGTAGCATGGTTAAACCAGGAAATATTTCCGAATATCGTTGAAATTACCCGTTATGGTTACCCGGTTTGTACCTTAGCATATCCTTACTCAAGTAGAAATTCAGTTTCCGATGCAGCAGTAGCTCCATACTTCCGAACACTCCGAACGAGAACTCCTACGATAATAAATGGAAACATAAATGAAACAACCCTGGCTTATTACAACTGGGACGATACTCAACTTCTATATGGTGTGGAAATCGATGACCAGTCAATTGGTGCCAGTCTACCGTCTATCGAGTATGGTATCGATCGTGCAATAAAAACTGGGAGCGTGCTTGTGTTATTCGGGCATGCAATTACTCCAAATGTTACGGGGCCATACCAAACTTCGACTTCAAGACTTGACTCAATTTTAAATTATACCTATCAGAATGGTGGAACCTTTTATCTCATGGGAGAGCTTGGAAATTCGTCCTGGAAACAGGTACCCAGATTCTCCAAAGTAACTGCAAATTACACGGTTTCCCGAAATAATCTATTTGCCGGAGAAAACGTGACGTTTGTGGATCACAGCACCAATCAGGCTATTGAACTACTTGACTTTGGTGATAATTCGCCTGCGAGCAGTACTGCAAATGTTATTCATACATATGCAACACCAGGAGTTTATAAGGTTAATCTAACAGCAGCAAATGAAGTTTCAACCGATTCAATGGTTCAAACGATTAAGGTTATTCAGGCGACACCTCCATCTGCTGATTTCACCAGTAATCGTACAGAAGGATCTCGGCCGCTAAATATAGCATTTAAGGACATATCAACCGGACTTCCAGATTCCTGGTCCTGGAATTTCGGGGACGGAAATACCTCAGCAGACAAGAATCCGGTACATGTGTACTCAAGTGATGGAGTTTACACTGTTACGTTGAAAGTTACGAATAGCAAAGGATCAAATTCTACTCAAAAAATTAATTACATAACAGTATCGACAAAACCTCCGTTATCTAATTTCTATTCCAATATAACGAGTGGAAATATCCCGTTGACCGTTCAGTTCACTGACACCAGTACCGGATCCCCAGCTTCATGGAACTGGAACTTTGGAGATGGAACGAATTCAACTGAGCAGAACCCAATACACACTTATTTTTCAGCAGGAACCTATAATGTCACCCTTGTAGTGAGTAACATCAACGGGATCACTTCAAAGACAGCTACAATAAACGCATGTGAAAACGGGGATCCAAACAGCGGAAGCGATGGTTCAAGTGAAGAAAGCAGCCACGACAGCGGCGGTGGAGGCGGTGGGGGCGGTGGAGCAGGTGGTTCTCCTGAACCTCAAACTAATGTCCAGGTCAAGGAACTTTCACAGGCACAGGTTACAAACGGAAAGCCTGTAAAGTTTGATTTTACAAACAATGCAACCTGTGTTGTATACGTTAGCTTTGATGCAAAGAAGACTGCAGGTAAGATCACAACCATTGCCGAACAGCTCAAAACAAAATCCACTCTTACTTCAGTACTGGATTCGGGCGAGGTCTATAAGTACTTCAACCTCTGGGTCGGAAACAGCGGATTTGCAAGCGAAAAGAACATTGGAAACCCTGTAGTATGCTTCAAGGTTGAAAAGTCCTGGCTGCAGGATAAGAAGATCGACCAGAATTCAATTACACTTAACAGGTACAGTGACAAAAAATGGTCACAGCTCCCTGTGAAATGCTTAAAAGAAGATAATGGATATCTGTACTTCACGGCAGAAACACCTGGATTCTCGTTCTTTGCAATAACAGGAAAAACTGTAGAGAAAGAAAAAGTGGTTGAAATACTGCCTGAACCTGAAGTCGAGAATTCAGAAAATAACACTCAAAATATGGCAGCTGATATTGAACATACTCCTGAGCAGAAGGAAAAAACTAATGGTATGCCTGGTTTTGGAGTGATTTACTGTATTGTCGGGCTGCTTGGAGCCTTTCGATATACAAGGAGATAA
- a CDS encoding type II CAAX prenyl endopeptidase Rce1 family protein, whose protein sequence is MNKKVIRNTIIFIVLVILSGWIGVLVDSTFPEQPNGDSPGMGIWLILPMLTAVAITIFSKSGWKDFGFKPNFKGNIKWYLIAFLIFPVITTIVLIIGATTRWIDLSAFDLRPFILLFSSTLLINFIIDIFDGTPLHGYLTSQLIKLNLSDWKIYLIVGSLWGIWHAPYYLVFLPEADIQAVLPVNRAIFFVISVATMVCWAVMFIELFRITKSIWPGVILHMVEDSLINPLIILGYVSIAAGKEILISPINGIITTALYLLIGLGIRAYRRQANQITFYESKEERSFPQ, encoded by the coding sequence ATGAACAAAAAGGTTATTCGTAATACTATCATATTTATTGTCCTTGTTATTCTCAGTGGGTGGATAGGTGTTCTTGTAGACTCTACCTTTCCCGAGCAACCAAATGGTGATTCTCCCGGTATGGGAATATGGCTGATACTGCCTATGTTGACTGCAGTTGCAATCACTATATTCTCAAAAAGCGGCTGGAAAGATTTCGGTTTCAAGCCGAATTTCAAAGGAAACATAAAATGGTATTTGATTGCTTTTTTGATTTTTCCTGTCATAACAACAATCGTTCTGATAATCGGAGCTACAACAAGATGGATTGATCTGTCAGCCTTTGACCTCAGACCTTTTATTTTGTTGTTTTCCAGTACTCTGTTAATCAATTTTATTATAGATATTTTTGATGGGACTCCTTTACATGGATATCTAACTTCACAACTCATAAAATTAAACCTTAGTGATTGGAAGATATATCTCATTGTTGGTAGCCTCTGGGGAATATGGCATGCTCCGTATTATCTGGTATTTTTACCCGAAGCAGATATACAAGCAGTGTTACCGGTTAATCGAGCTATATTTTTTGTTATTTCTGTTGCAACAATGGTATGCTGGGCGGTGATGTTTATTGAGCTCTTTAGGATAACAAAGTCAATTTGGCCGGGTGTTATACTACATATGGTAGAGGACTCCCTGATAAATCCTTTAATTATATTGGGTTACGTCAGTATTGCAGCAGGAAAAGAGATTCTTATTTCACCAATCAATGGAATTATTACTACAGCTCTTTACTTATTAATTGGGCTTGGAATAAGAGCTTATAGAAGACAGGCAAATCAAATAACGTTTTACGAATCAAAGGAGGAAAGAAGTTTTCCTCAGTAA
- a CDS encoding tetratricopeptide repeat protein, translating to MSRGTYPVKKKLPKNEKFPEKPIRKIPARTMICKKSTSNPSEWDPPAPSTVYIKIKNIPYETFKARLNEGLVTTELDQIRYRLERRIYCCEVCSKHVNGYCVITNRKIEPGWICKSFVPKEEFIYLDSRSGSETSLDFRYLSETGLRKSYLEDESPEENNLKSAGSLYEEGVTLYRQGRLRLALEVFDTVLSENPRHFPALFYKGNTLLKLKRYEEALEMFESASRINPDHPGLWTNTGFALVKLEHLREALEAFERSISLNPVQKNAWEGKEAVLVRVRKCEEKLKELQRSLEMSPGDAGIWFEKGKLHLKLGELEKSREAFEKALEEKSDNAEAWYLRGKVLFETRSEKEALHAFEMAIRKKPDFSEAWYEKGRVFWKLGNPKGAENAFKIAADLWESKGFKANAEASRTRVKNPGSGEK from the coding sequence TTGAGTAGAGGAACATATCCAGTAAAAAAGAAACTTCCCAAAAACGAAAAATTTCCGGAAAAACCCATAAGAAAAATTCCTGCCAGAACTATGATTTGCAAAAAATCGACTTCAAACCCTTCGGAATGGGACCCACCTGCCCCTTCAACAGTTTATATCAAGATCAAAAACATACCGTACGAGACTTTCAAAGCACGGCTAAACGAGGGGCTGGTTACAACTGAACTTGACCAGATTCGGTACCGGCTGGAAAGAAGAATTTACTGTTGTGAGGTCTGTTCCAAGCATGTTAACGGATACTGCGTTATTACGAACAGGAAAATTGAGCCAGGATGGATTTGTAAGTCTTTTGTGCCAAAAGAAGAATTCATATACCTCGATTCGAGGTCTGGTTCGGAGACCTCCCTGGATTTCAGATACCTTTCAGAAACCGGACTTAGGAAAAGTTATCTTGAAGATGAAAGTCCTGAAGAAAATAACCTGAAAAGTGCTGGAAGTCTATATGAGGAAGGAGTAACTCTTTACAGGCAGGGTAGGCTCAGGCTTGCACTTGAGGTTTTTGACACTGTACTTTCCGAAAATCCCAGGCATTTTCCAGCTTTATTTTATAAAGGAAACACCCTGTTAAAACTCAAACGTTATGAAGAAGCTCTTGAGATGTTTGAAAGTGCCTCCAGGATAAATCCGGATCATCCGGGGCTCTGGACCAACACCGGGTTTGCACTGGTAAAGCTCGAGCATCTCAGGGAGGCTCTTGAAGCTTTCGAGAGGTCTATTTCCCTTAACCCTGTACAGAAAAATGCCTGGGAAGGAAAGGAAGCTGTGCTTGTTCGGGTGCGTAAGTGCGAAGAGAAACTGAAAGAACTTCAAAGATCACTGGAAATGAGTCCCGGGGATGCAGGTATCTGGTTTGAGAAAGGTAAGCTGCATTTAAAACTTGGAGAACTTGAAAAATCCAGAGAGGCTTTTGAAAAGGCCCTTGAGGAAAAGTCCGATAACGCAGAGGCCTGGTATCTCAGAGGAAAAGTACTTTTTGAAACCCGCTCTGAAAAAGAAGCTCTGCATGCTTTCGAAATGGCAATCAGGAAGAAGCCTGACTTTTCTGAAGCCTGGTACGAGAAAGGAAGGGTTTTCTGGAAACTTGGGAACCCTAAAGGGGCAGAAAACGCTTTTAAAATTGCAGCTGATCTATGGGAGAGTAAGGGATTCAAAGCAAATGCTGAAGCTTCACGTACAAGGGTTAAAAATCCTGGCTCTGGAGAAAAATAA
- a CDS encoding dual specificity protein phosphatase family protein, protein MASSLLSPMAMPVIEGIRVPLNFYVILKEPVPLAGMSYPRVHTPWEEIGKAGFSSVVCLCDPEVSYNPYPLEVLFSAELEDLHYGNYPYDPDTLEWLVRKATDIILTEMDAGKGIVVHCVGGIGRTGTVLGCVLKGLGFQANEVINYLDDINKLRGFRGWPETEWQEEMVRRY, encoded by the coding sequence ATGGCGTCTTCTTTACTGAGTCCTATGGCGATGCCTGTAATAGAAGGCATCCGAGTCCCGCTGAACTTTTATGTTATACTTAAGGAGCCTGTACCTCTGGCTGGTATGTCTTATCCCAGAGTACACACGCCCTGGGAGGAAATAGGGAAAGCGGGTTTCTCAAGTGTTGTCTGTCTTTGTGATCCTGAAGTATCTTATAATCCTTATCCTCTTGAGGTTCTCTTTTCTGCAGAATTAGAAGACCTGCATTATGGTAATTATCCGTATGATCCTGATACACTTGAATGGCTTGTAAGAAAGGCAACTGATATAATACTAACAGAAATGGATGCAGGAAAAGGCATTGTTGTCCATTGCGTGGGAGGTATAGGCAGAACCGGAACCGTTCTTGGATGTGTGCTTAAGGGTCTTGGTTTTCAGGCTAATGAAGTGATAAATTATCTGGATGATATAAACAAGCTCAGAGGCTTTAGAGGATGGCCGGAGACGGAATGGCAGGAGGAGATGGTACGCAGGTATTAA
- a CDS encoding LL-diaminopimelate aminotransferase — MYSDRINALPPYLFATIDEARDELIARGVDVIDLGVGDPDLPTHQHIVEAVQEAVCDPKTHQYPSYAGMPKFRKAAADWCKKYKGIELDPATEVLALLGSKEAVAHIPLAFVNPGDIVLYTEPGYPVYKIGTMFAGGEPYPLPLTAENNFLPDLDSIPEDVLKKAKLFFFNYPNNPTAATADMKFFEKVVKFCKKNDIIAVHDNAYCQMTYDGYESPSFLAADGAMDIGMELYSHSKTYNMTGWRLGFAVGNKDLIKGLGKVKSNVDSGVFDAIQIAGIAALCSSQACVEETNKIYQERRDALIEGLTAMGLKVKPPKATFYIWAPVPEGFTSMSFAKLLLEEAGIIATPGVGFGEAGEGYIRFALTKPVERIREAVERMKKLKF, encoded by the coding sequence ATGTATTCCGACCGAATCAACGCATTACCCCCATACCTTTTTGCTACTATAGACGAAGCGAGGGACGAACTGATTGCCAGGGGAGTCGACGTTATCGACCTTGGCGTAGGAGATCCTGACCTGCCGACGCACCAGCATATTGTCGAGGCTGTGCAGGAAGCTGTCTGCGACCCGAAAACTCACCAGTATCCTTCTTATGCAGGGATGCCGAAATTCAGGAAAGCGGCAGCGGATTGGTGTAAGAAATACAAGGGTATTGAGCTTGACCCTGCAACTGAAGTCCTTGCCTTGCTCGGGTCAAAGGAAGCAGTTGCACATATTCCGCTCGCTTTTGTCAACCCTGGAGATATCGTGCTCTATACTGAGCCAGGGTATCCGGTTTACAAAATCGGGACAATGTTTGCTGGTGGAGAGCCATATCCACTGCCGCTGACTGCCGAAAATAATTTCCTGCCGGACCTTGACTCAATTCCTGAGGATGTCCTGAAAAAAGCAAAGTTATTCTTCTTTAACTACCCGAACAATCCGACTGCTGCAACTGCTGACATGAAGTTTTTTGAAAAGGTCGTTAAATTCTGCAAAAAGAATGACATCATTGCAGTGCATGACAACGCTTACTGCCAGATGACATACGACGGGTACGAATCTCCTTCTTTTCTTGCTGCCGACGGAGCAATGGATATTGGCATGGAACTCTATTCGCATTCCAAGACCTATAACATGACAGGCTGGAGGCTCGGGTTTGCAGTAGGAAATAAAGATCTTATAAAGGGACTCGGCAAGGTCAAGTCCAATGTGGACTCAGGTGTCTTTGACGCTATCCAGATCGCAGGAATTGCAGCTCTCTGTTCTTCCCAGGCCTGTGTCGAAGAAACAAACAAAATCTATCAGGAGAGACGAGATGCCCTGATAGAAGGACTTACCGCAATGGGCCTCAAAGTAAAACCGCCAAAAGCCACCTTTTATATCTGGGCTCCGGTACCTGAAGGTTTTACCTCAATGAGTTTTGCAAAACTCCTGCTCGAAGAAGCCGGAATCATTGCAACCCCTGGTGTCGGGTTTGGAGAAGCCGGCGAAGGTTACATCAGGTTTGCCCTCACAAAACCTGTCGAGAGGATTAGAGAAGCTGTCGAGAGGATGAAAAAACTGAAATTTTAA
- a CDS encoding ferredoxin domain-containing protein, with amino-acid sequence MILNPESEVLNILAKSVLLAARTAPKAKGVDDIVTALVEKSDVELLASTMERLAEEKGAGFAFLKRDAANLRNAGATVLIGVKTRGAAGLDCGACGFETCAEMLNRQKVEVDFSGPNCMLKYVDLGIAVGAAVAKAKDFCIDNRVMYSIGAAARVSGLLDADVVFGIPLSATGKNIFFDRK; translated from the coding sequence ATGATTCTCAATCCTGAATCCGAAGTCCTTAACATACTTGCAAAGAGCGTACTTCTAGCTGCACGGACTGCCCCTAAAGCAAAAGGTGTAGACGATATAGTGACTGCCCTTGTCGAAAAATCTGATGTAGAATTGCTTGCCTCGACAATGGAAAGACTGGCAGAGGAAAAAGGTGCAGGCTTTGCTTTTTTAAAAAGGGATGCTGCAAATCTTCGAAATGCAGGGGCTACTGTCCTGATTGGTGTTAAAACCAGAGGAGCTGCAGGCCTGGACTGTGGAGCCTGTGGTTTTGAAACCTGTGCTGAGATGCTGAACCGGCAAAAGGTAGAAGTAGATTTCAGTGGCCCGAACTGCATGCTCAAATATGTAGACCTGGGAATTGCTGTAGGAGCAGCCGTTGCAAAAGCCAAGGATTTCTGCATTGATAATAGAGTGATGTACTCAATCGGTGCAGCCGCCAGGGTTTCAGGCTTGCTGGATGCAGATGTTGTTTTTGGAATTCCGCTAAGTGCAACCGGGAAAAATATCTTTTTTGATAGAAAATGA
- a CDS encoding MBL fold metallo-hydrolase: MPEKSRPLGQGFRTCYFRKRQAGEPVLKKPLVIVTTAGMLNGGFVMHYLSRLYKDPDSRILLTGYQVEGTNGRLALDHRFVETRGDILTLKPRVEQYDFSAHSGDSELKKVVKDFCKKDTERVFVMHGDKTESFAQWISEEIGVDAYAPANGELFTF, encoded by the coding sequence ATACCTGAAAAATCCAGACCTCTTGGACAGGGCTTTCGAACATGCTATTTCCGTAAACGACAGGCAGGGGAGCCAGTCCTTAAAAAACCGTTAGTTATTGTCACTACAGCCGGAATGCTGAATGGAGGGTTCGTAATGCATTATCTCAGCCGGCTTTACAAAGATCCTGATTCAAGAATCCTGCTTACTGGCTACCAGGTAGAAGGCACAAACGGCAGGCTGGCCCTTGATCACAGGTTTGTCGAGACCAGAGGAGATATTCTCACTCTCAAGCCCAGAGTGGAACAGTATGACTTTTCCGCACATAGCGGCGATAGCGAGCTCAAAAAGGTTGTGAAGGATTTCTGCAAGAAAGATACGGAAAGAGTCTTTGTAATGCATGGGGACAAAACCGAAAGCTTTGCACAGTGGATTTCGGAAGAAATCGGCGTGGATGCTTATGCGCCTGCAAATGGGGAGTTATTTACCTTTTAA